A part of Lacibacter sp. H407 genomic DNA contains:
- the trxA gene encoding thioredoxin: MSNFESHIYGSKPVVVDFFAEWCGPCKLMTPVLQQVKAAAGDRVTVLKMDIDKNPGFTHRYSVQAVPTLIIFKDGQVIWRKSGVVPAHEILEHLNTVMS; encoded by the coding sequence ATGAGCAACTTTGAGTCACATATCTACGGAAGTAAACCGGTGGTAGTTGATTTTTTTGCAGAATGGTGTGGACCATGCAAGTTGATGACGCCGGTGCTGCAGCAAGTGAAAGCAGCTGCGGGCGACCGTGTGACGGTTCTGAAGATGGATATCGACAAGAATCCGGGTTTTACTCATCGCTACAGCGTGCAGGCAGTTCCTACCCTTATCATCTTTAAAGATGGCCAGGTGATCTGGCGGAAAAGCGGTGTGGTTCCTGCCCATGAAATTCTGGAGCACCTGAATACGGTGATGAGCTGA
- a CDS encoding pyridoxamine 5'-phosphate oxidase family protein: MLGQLNEQQMNNLLASQVVGRLACTDSTQPYLVPVTYAFDGTYIYGQTNEGMKLNLLRNNPNVCFEVDAMTNMANWQSVIVKGTFEELTDEDAENARTILKNRVFPMMTSATIDGEQHEVESELDDSNRLKRVMYRISIAQKTGRFEKR, encoded by the coding sequence ATGCTTGGACAACTCAACGAACAACAAATGAACAATCTGCTTGCCAGTCAGGTGGTGGGCCGGCTCGCCTGTACAGATTCAACACAACCATATCTTGTACCGGTTACGTATGCTTTTGATGGCACGTACATTTACGGACAAACAAATGAAGGGATGAAGTTGAATTTGTTGCGCAATAATCCCAATGTTTGTTTTGAAGTGGATGCAATGACCAATATGGCCAACTGGCAAAGCGTGATTGTGAAAGGAACATTTGAAGAATTAACAGACGAGGATGCAGAAAATGCCCGTACGATTTTGAAGAACCGGGTGTTTCCGATGATGACAAGTGCAACGATTGATGGTGAACAACACGAAGTAGAATCGGAGCTCGACGATAGCAACCGCCTGAAGCGTGTGATGTATCGTATTTCCATTGCTCAAAAAACAGGAAGGTTTGAAAAAAGATAA
- a CDS encoding phospholipase D-like domain-containing protein, giving the protein MVAGKELSISSAYSNYNQVELVRGGHDYFDRLFQLVEEARFTIHLQIYIFEDDETGVAVADALMKAAKRGVQVYLLLDGYASQNLPDDFIAELKANGVQFRWFEPVFKGRYFYFGRRMHHKILVTDALHSLIGGVNISNRYNDMPGQPAWLDWALYSKGEVSAEIYNLCVDVWNKSGWGKKKHQLLKTEASIHSHGEECLVRVRRNDWVRRKNQISRSYLEMFRKAESHITIMSSYFLPGRAFRRNMAFAAKRGVKIKVIAAGTSDISLAKHAERYLYRRMLKMNIELYEYQPNVLHGKLSTYDSKFVTVGSYNVNNLSAYASIELNLDVQNKAFALKVEETLAEIMERDCILITEKEFEKHNTILKRIWQRICYEIIRFLFFLFTFYFRQKS; this is encoded by the coding sequence ATGGTGGCAGGCAAAGAGCTTTCTATTTCTTCAGCATACAGCAACTATAACCAGGTTGAGTTGGTTAGGGGTGGTCATGATTATTTTGACAGGCTGTTTCAACTGGTGGAAGAAGCCCGGTTCACCATTCATTTGCAGATCTATATTTTTGAAGATGATGAAACGGGTGTGGCCGTTGCGGATGCATTGATGAAAGCAGCCAAACGTGGAGTGCAGGTGTACCTGTTGCTGGATGGATATGCTTCTCAAAATTTACCGGATGATTTTATTGCAGAACTAAAAGCAAACGGTGTACAGTTCCGTTGGTTCGAACCGGTTTTTAAAGGCCGGTATTTTTATTTTGGCCGACGCATGCATCATAAAATTTTAGTAACAGATGCATTGCATAGTTTAATTGGCGGTGTAAATATTTCCAATCGTTATAACGATATGCCGGGGCAACCAGCCTGGCTCGACTGGGCCCTGTACAGTAAAGGCGAAGTAAGTGCAGAGATCTACAATCTTTGCGTGGATGTATGGAATAAATCGGGCTGGGGAAAAAAGAAGCACCAGCTGTTGAAAACAGAAGCATCCATTCATTCGCATGGTGAAGAGTGCTTGGTGCGGGTGCGGAGGAATGATTGGGTGCGAAGGAAAAATCAGATCAGCCGCAGTTACCTGGAAATGTTCCGCAAAGCTGAATCGCATATTACCATTATGTCGAGTTATTTTTTACCGGGTCGTGCGTTTCGGCGAAACATGGCCTTTGCTGCAAAGCGGGGCGTAAAAATAAAAGTGATCGCTGCCGGTACCAGTGATATTTCATTGGCCAAACATGCCGAACGTTATCTCTACCGCCGCATGTTGAAAATGAATATTGAGTTGTACGAATATCAGCCCAATGTATTGCATGGAAAACTCAGTACCTACGACAGTAAATTTGTAACCGTAGGTTCTTACAACGTCAATAACCTGAGTGCATATGCCAGTATTGAACTTAATCTTGATGTTCAGAACAAAGCTTTCGCACTGAAAGTGGAAGAAACCTTAGCAGAAATTATGGAGCGGGATTGTATCCTGATTACTGAAAAGGAATTTGAAAAACACAATACCATTCTCAAACGGATCTGGCAACGCATTTGTTATGAGATCATCCGCTTTTTGTTTTTTCTGTTTACATTTTATTTCAGACAGAAAAGCTAG
- a CDS encoding metal-dependent hydrolase, translating to MDSITHIALGACIGEAFFEKGFGKKAMLWGALAQSIPDIDFVASFWMGTADDLLAHRGFTHSLLFAVLIVPIMAMAAEKIHRPHNISFKKWALFFAVEVLMHLFLDAFNNYGIGWLIPFDDHRFSFNTLYVADIFFSIWPGIAFAALLLLNRFHPLRPLWWKIGIFMPFLYLTYCSYNKFSIDKEVKEIFVKQNIPHQRYFTTPTPLNNWLWYVVAGNDSGYYIGYRSIFDQNPGMDFNFFPRNDSLLNPVDQFEDMQKLVRFSQQFYTLEKWGDTLVFNDLRFGQILGWHNPKERFVFHYFLQYPSENKLVVQRGRFTGWSKEEIKFLLNRMKGNR from the coding sequence GGCAAAAAAGCAATGCTTTGGGGCGCATTGGCGCAGAGTATTCCGGATATTGATTTCGTTGCTTCGTTCTGGATGGGTACAGCTGATGATTTGCTGGCACATCGTGGCTTTACACATTCACTTTTATTTGCTGTACTCATTGTGCCCATCATGGCCATGGCTGCTGAAAAAATTCACCGGCCGCATAATATCAGCTTCAAAAAGTGGGCATTGTTTTTTGCAGTAGAAGTATTGATGCATTTGTTTCTGGATGCATTTAATAATTATGGTATCGGCTGGTTGATTCCATTCGATGATCACCGGTTTTCATTTAATACATTGTATGTGGCCGATATCTTCTTTTCAATATGGCCTGGCATTGCATTTGCTGCACTCCTGCTGCTCAACCGTTTTCATCCACTTCGTCCGCTGTGGTGGAAGATCGGCATTTTCATGCCCTTTCTCTATCTCACCTATTGCAGCTACAATAAGTTCTCTATTGATAAAGAAGTAAAAGAAATTTTTGTAAAGCAGAATATTCCGCATCAACGTTATTTCACCACTCCTACTCCGCTCAACAACTGGCTATGGTATGTGGTTGCAGGGAACGACAGTGGTTATTACATTGGCTACCGCTCCATATTTGATCAAAACCCGGGAATGGATTTTAATTTCTTTCCACGCAACGATTCATTATTGAATCCGGTTGATCAATTTGAAGACATGCAAAAATTAGTTCGTTTCTCACAACAATTTTATACGCTGGAAAAATGGGGCGACACGCTGGTGTTTAACGATCTTCGTTTTGGACAGATCCTCGGCTGGCACAATCCGAAAGAACGGTTTGTGTTTCATTATTTCCTGCAATATCCCAGTGAAAATAAATTAGTAGTACAGCGTGGACGGTTTACCGGCTGGAGCAAAGAAGAAATTAAATTTCTGCTTAATCGAATGAAGGGAAATAGATGA